The Mycoplasmopsis equigenitalium genome contains a region encoding:
- a CDS encoding acyl carrier protein, whose translation MMQDKILKEIQKLTNVKVTMEASIEDLKIDSLDLVQLVVDAETEFGISISDEEIASIKYVKDFVNLAKSKLNN comes from the coding sequence ATGATGCAAGATAAAATTTTAAAAGAAATCCAAAAACTAACTAATGTCAAAGTAACTATGGAAGCTAGCATTGAAGATCTAAAAATTGATTCGCTAGATTTAGTACAACTTGTAGTCGATGCTGAAACAGAATTTGGTATTAGTATTTCTGACGAAGAAATTGCAAGTATCAAATACGTTAAAGATTTTGTTAATTTGGCCAAAAGCAAATTAAACAATTAG
- the pstA gene encoding phosphate ABC transporter permease PstA, producing MNEKMIRNKKISDIIVKNVVFIISCFAIVALAAMFSFILKKAFPAIQSNWKTIFFTANINEFGIWGALTVSFITSIGAVLIALPISKRLAILIRYRLFRYGRFFRVVIDILAGVPSIIYGVFALSSLGKLSGFITGVKTDMTIFNATLMLAIMIIPTMVSLITNQLYLVSSKLVESSVALGNTQTKAIYNVALKSIKSGVYVAAIVALGRAIGETMATSLILSSPASANVFKQGLGIFNADYKTLSTEIARNMFTDSSSESIVEHSFAIGLCLFIIVMILIMIITALSRKRKIKITRPYLNKYPKSIIVDTIKLPVTGFYYLMYYLGFAWRYVTHNLGYAISILFVLIATKVFKIKHEKHVHNTKIIYLIWAIFLETLSAIFITAIVGWILYDVILIGAPRLRAWDLNYKYNGIMNSLIWTVLLILVAIVLTFPLALFSAIFLAEYAKDKWYGKLIKFFLDSLGGTPSILFGIFGMVMFLEVMGLKEKGASSSLLAGGLTMVLVILPTYTRSIEQVITNIPQELRDSSLALGANKWETIRKIILPMAISGIISGTILSMSRIISETAPVFLTLGMSFNPKYGLLKHGQTLTTFILENQVHGTSSMANRISLSYKFAFVTILIITLLIIISYSIEPLVNLIKKKKKQRFNKNIIKLQHESRKEVQHG from the coding sequence ATGAACGAGAAAATGATCAGAAATAAAAAGATATCTGATATTATCGTAAAAAATGTTGTTTTTATTATTTCGTGTTTTGCGATCGTGGCTTTAGCGGCAATGTTTAGCTTTATCCTTAAAAAAGCATTCCCGGCTATTCAAAGTAATTGAAAAACAATCTTTTTTACTGCTAATATCAATGAATTTGGAATTTGGGGTGCATTAACAGTTAGTTTTATTACTAGTATTGGTGCGGTTTTGATTGCGCTACCAATCTCAAAACGACTTGCAATTTTAATTCGTTATCGTTTATTTCGTTATGGTCGCTTTTTTAGAGTGGTAATTGACATTTTGGCAGGTGTCCCAAGTATTATTTACGGGGTTTTTGCCCTTAGTTCGTTGGGAAAATTGTCGGGGTTTATTACGGGCGTAAAAACCGATATGACAATTTTTAATGCCACGCTTATGCTCGCCATTATGATTATTCCAACAATGGTCTCACTAATTACGAATCAACTTTATTTAGTATCTAGTAAGCTGGTTGAATCATCAGTTGCGCTTGGTAACACGCAAACAAAAGCAATTTACAATGTAGCGCTAAAATCAATCAAGTCTGGTGTTTATGTTGCGGCGATTGTTGCTTTAGGACGAGCAATTGGAGAAACGATGGCGACATCTCTTATTCTCTCATCACCTGCATCAGCAAATGTTTTCAAACAAGGGTTAGGTATTTTTAATGCTGACTACAAAACACTTTCGACCGAAATTGCTCGTAATATGTTTACTGACAGCTCAAGCGAATCGATTGTGGAACACTCGTTTGCTATTGGGTTGTGCTTGTTCATAATCGTTATGATTCTTATTATGATCATTACCGCCTTATCAAGAAAAAGAAAAATTAAAATTACTAGACCATATCTTAACAAATATCCAAAAAGTATTATTGTTGATACGATCAAACTTCCTGTTACCGGCTTTTATTATTTAATGTACTATTTAGGTTTTGCTTGACGTTATGTAACTCATAATTTGGGCTATGCGATCAGTATTTTATTTGTTCTAATTGCTACTAAAGTATTTAAGATTAAACATGAAAAACATGTTCATAATACGAAAATTATTTACTTAATTTGAGCAATCTTTTTAGAAACTTTATCCGCAATCTTTATTACGGCGATTGTTGGATGAATCTTGTACGATGTTATTTTAATTGGTGCACCAAGATTAAGAGCATGAGATTTAAATTATAAATATAATGGAATTATGAACTCGTTAATTTGAACGGTGTTGTTAATTCTTGTTGCGATTGTTTTAACCTTCCCTCTTGCTTTATTTAGCGCGATATTCTTAGCCGAATATGCAAAAGATAAATGATATGGAAAACTAATTAAATTTTTCCTTGATTCGCTTGGCGGAACCCCAAGTATTCTGTTTGGAATTTTTGGAATGGTGATGTTTTTAGAAGTGATGGGTCTGAAAGAAAAAGGTGCTTCAAGTAGTTTATTAGCAGGTGGTTTAACAATGGTTTTAGTTATCTTGCCAACATATACAAGAAGTATTGAACAAGTTATAACTAACATTCCACAAGAATTACGTGATTCATCACTTGCGCTTGGCGCAAACAAATGAGAAACAATTCGGAAAATCATTTTACCTATGGCAATTTCTGGAATTATTTCGGGAACAATTCTTTCAATGTCACGGATTATTTCGGAAACAGCACCTGTCTTTCTAACGCTAGGAATGTCATTTAATCCAAAATACGGCTTACTTAAACATGGACAAACACTTACTACATTTATTCTTGAAAACCAAGTACACGGAACAAGTAGTATGGCAAACCGGATTTCGTTATCGTATAAATTCGCCTTTGTAACGATTTTAATAATTACATTACTTATTATTATTTCTTATAGTATCGAGCCGTTGGTAAATTTAATTAAAAAGAAAAAGAAACAACGTTTTAATAAAAATATTATTAAATTACAACACGAAAGCAGAAAAGAGGTACAACATGGATAA
- the rpsT gene encoding 30S ribosomal protein S20 — translation MANIKSKVKNIARIEKRRTSNFAFKSRIKKAIRAAREGVEANAANAKELVAFAHSLINKAAAKGVFHPNKAARKSSRLDLFVQKHNQK, via the coding sequence ATGGCAAATATTAAATCAAAAGTTAAAAATATTGCTCGCATTGAAAAACGTCGCACAAGTAACTTTGCATTTAAATCAAGAATCAAAAAAGCGATTCGTGCCGCTCGTGAAGGAGTTGAAGCAAATGCAGCAAACGCAAAAGAACTTGTTGCATTTGCTCACAGCTTAATTAATAAAGCAGCTGCTAAAGGTGTCTTCCACCCTAACAAAGCTGCTCGTAAATCTTCAAGACTTGATTTATTTGTGCAAAAACATAACCAAAAATAA
- a CDS encoding PTS glucose transporter subunit IIA, with protein sequence MKTNELIKLAQALGGFDNIVLMSNCATKLRYDIANKNCVDVELLKELNPYKVKFVGDNHIQIDFREDAEQINLSLQNLRIEGNVKIEINNKNQEIPLKNEEVTRHKYECDNIIYATNKGETIPLQKLKDDAFSKFMLGHGFAIKVDDLKTVNIYSPVDGKITFVYPTKHAYGIKTKFGNELLVHIGIGLGKYNGVGLESFVKVGQEVKHGDKIAFMDVNKLKKFKDETLRYDVITVLTDPVRRYTEFELIEKNIAKPNIPWFRI encoded by the coding sequence ATGAAAACAAATGAACTAATCAAATTAGCGCAAGCTCTTGGCGGGTTTGACAACATTGTACTAATGTCAAATTGTGCCACAAAATTAAGATACGACATCGCCAACAAAAACTGTGTTGATGTTGAATTACTAAAAGAATTAAATCCATACAAAGTTAAATTCGTTGGTGACAACCACATTCAAATCGACTTTCGCGAAGATGCGGAACAAATCAATTTAAGCCTTCAAAATCTGCGGATTGAAGGAAACGTAAAAATCGAAATTAACAACAAAAATCAAGAAATTCCATTGAAAAATGAAGAAGTTACTCGTCACAAATATGAGTGCGATAACATCATTTATGCTACCAATAAAGGTGAAACAATTCCCCTTCAAAAATTAAAGGATGATGCTTTCTCAAAATTCATGCTAGGCCATGGGTTTGCCATTAAAGTTGACGATTTAAAAACCGTTAATATTTACTCGCCAGTTGATGGAAAAATCACTTTTGTTTACCCTACAAAACACGCTTACGGAATTAAAACTAAATTTGGCAATGAACTTCTAGTTCATATTGGAATTGGTTTAGGAAAATACAATGGTGTGGGACTTGAATCATTTGTTAAAGTGGGTCAAGAAGTAAAACATGGTGACAAAATTGCATTTATGGATGTAAATAAATTGAAAAAATTCAAAGACGAAACATTAAGATATGACGTTATCACCGTTCTTACCGACCCAGTTCGTAGATATACAGAATTCGAATTAATCGAAAAAAATATTGCTAAACCAAACATTCCATGATTTAGAATTTAG
- a CDS encoding DJ-1/PfpI family protein has product MNLLVLVYDDFQDIELATVLGVLHRTKQIDVTYFNPDYKDVLGVHKVVKLEVLKSKVNLNAYDGILIVGGKQAQTLRKDKRGQDTIKHFLDQNKYVFAICDAPNVIYESNLIPDRKYASYPMPNFKPGKNRVKDLVCVDGKLVTGKSPYASHDFAIQIVRTLFGDQLANELVAGTNPVA; this is encoded by the coding sequence ATGAATTTATTAGTACTTGTGTACGATGATTTTCAAGATATTGAATTAGCAACTGTTTTGGGAGTTCTTCATCGTACAAAACAAATTGATGTCACATATTTTAATCCAGATTATAAGGATGTTCTAGGTGTACATAAAGTTGTTAAGCTTGAGGTACTTAAAAGTAAAGTTAACCTTAATGCATATGATGGGATTTTAATTGTTGGTGGTAAACAAGCGCAAACATTAAGAAAAGATAAAAGGGGTCAAGATACTATTAAACATTTTCTTGATCAAAATAAATACGTATTTGCAATTTGTGATGCGCCAAATGTGATTTATGAAAGTAATTTAATTCCTGATCGAAAATATGCATCATACCCAATGCCAAATTTTAAACCAGGCAAAAACCGGGTAAAAGATTTAGTATGTGTAGATGGTAAATTAGTTACAGGAAAATCACCATATGCTTCACACGATTTTGCTATTCAAATTGTTAGAACATTATTCGGTGATCAATTAGCAAACGAACTTGTTGCAGGAACTAATCCGGTAGCATAG
- a CDS encoding alpha/beta hydrolase has translation MLKMFEINGQIEQIYVQDNNAKSTLVLIHGLNSSYQFVKDLYKQKLNFNLVAFNMPGSRMNLNNQNANFDEWIRYAKLVISQITNTDIYFLSHSIGGMVTPTLAKKYNAKWSFLVNPIHPYIQYSLIYKILKLAHSESSFTKNSVTSLLKLNSINNDEKRNWINIFTKQNSIWYQMIKQNVLNLEFLDKLDQMYEEIKDKSTFIASLKDSIIDGEELVRYLEETNKNYILIGESHNPFEKNCKEITKVLNAHIPFEKRKGFLWMKKKMFKLKEVKRYE, from the coding sequence ATGTTAAAAATGTTTGAAATCAATGGTCAAATAGAACAAATTTATGTTCAAGACAACAATGCTAAAAGTACACTTGTTTTAATTCACGGACTTAATTCAAGTTACCAGTTTGTAAAAGATTTATATAAACAAAAGCTTAATTTTAATCTTGTCGCCTTCAATATGCCAGGTTCAAGAATGAATCTCAATAATCAAAATGCAAATTTTGATGAATGAATTAGATACGCCAAACTTGTCATTAGCCAAATTACTAACACTGATATCTACTTTTTAAGTCACTCAATTGGCGGAATGGTGACCCCAACTTTAGCGAAAAAATACAATGCTAAATGGTCGTTCTTAGTTAATCCGATTCACCCATACATTCAATATTCACTAATCTATAAAATTCTAAAACTCGCCCATAGCGAATCATCTTTTACTAAAAACTCAGTTACTTCGCTACTAAAACTTAACTCAATTAATAATGACGAAAAACGAAACTGAATCAATATTTTTACAAAACAAAACTCAATATGATATCAAATGATCAAACAAAATGTTTTAAATCTTGAGTTTTTAGATAAGCTGGACCAAATGTACGAAGAAATCAAAGATAAAAGCACCTTTATTGCATCGCTAAAAGACAGTATCATTGATGGCGAAGAACTTGTAAGATATTTAGAAGAAACAAATAAAAACTATATTTTAATTGGTGAAAGCCATAATCCTTTTGAAAAAAACTGCAAAGAAATAACTAAAGTTTTAAATGCTCATATTCCGTTTGAAAAACGTAAAGGATTTTTATGAATGAAAAAGAAAATGTTTAAACTTAAAGAGGTAAAAAGATATGAATAG
- a CDS encoding aquaporin, whose amino-acid sequence MFSFFKFKNRQDAKQPNSVVNWVKHLGSEFFGTIWLSFGLAGLSILIEGKTVEAHMVHNLLVAFFAGFIVVGFALMAFLRWSCDLNPAVTIYRWLNGTNNTSYALAKIATQFVAAIITGLIIYGIGNATNNGLAANEAISALGAANKDFIENNNDNLAAGASWIFFGEMVMTAVLLFPIFSPNVKDEYRDLIIMFVISLSVLFGMLLGSAAINPARGLAQQVPDLFFGIKGGSKAGIYTGGDFDLAKKDLVVATVMMMAGGAMAPVFYAFVQGVTMTYINPLVAKAIKFKNFKADELK is encoded by the coding sequence ATGTTTAGTTTTTTTAAATTTAAAAATCGTCAAGATGCCAAACAACCTAATAGTGTTGTTAATTGAGTAAAACACTTAGGTAGCGAATTTTTTGGCACAATTTGACTTAGTTTTGGTTTGGCAGGTTTATCAATTCTTATTGAAGGTAAAACTGTTGAAGCACATATGGTGCACAATCTTTTGGTGGCATTTTTTGCCGGATTTATTGTGGTAGGGTTCGCATTAATGGCTTTCCTAAGATGATCATGCGATTTAAACCCAGCTGTAACGATTTATCGTTGATTAAACGGAACAAATAACACAAGTTATGCGTTAGCAAAAATTGCTACACAGTTTGTTGCAGCAATTATTACTGGTTTAATTATTTATGGAATTGGTAATGCTACAAATAATGGTTTAGCTGCTAATGAAGCAATTTCAGCTCTTGGTGCAGCAAATAAAGATTTTATTGAGAATAATAACGACAATTTAGCAGCCGGAGCAAGCTGAATCTTCTTTGGCGAAATGGTTATGACCGCAGTTTTATTATTCCCAATTTTCAGTCCAAATGTTAAAGATGAATATCGTGATCTTATAATTATGTTTGTGATCTCGCTTTCAGTTTTATTTGGGATGTTGTTAGGTAGCGCTGCAATTAACCCTGCACGTGGTCTTGCGCAACAAGTTCCTGATTTATTCTTTGGGATTAAAGGTGGATCAAAAGCGGGAATTTATACAGGCGGTGATTTCGATCTTGCTAAAAAAGATTTAGTAGTTGCCACAGTAATGATGATGGCAGGTGGAGCAATGGCGCCAGTCTTCTATGCCTTTGTACAAGGTGTAACAATGACTTACATTAACCCACTAGTCGCAAAAGCAATTAAATTTAAAAATTTTAAAGCTGACGAACTTAAATAA
- a CDS encoding PstS family phosphate ABC transporter substrate-binding protein: MTKKKFLLFTSLVSVAAIAPVIVVSCAAPEGENESGVKWEDAGITGVISGQGSSSIVPIINKLAELSGGNLSYKSTGSGGGFKSMNKATPDQPFGMTSSSKTPGEGKAWANTNLRTVTWALDAIGIVVHLPEGVTTKDNAAPIVDIKELAKAYKGETVAWDKLITNLSAANSNPAKVFGRKGGKGQSGTADGFMSKLTKHISLGKDEKSKYENHDSSFLPVEQTTDEANTAAFTKIDQTAGSLTYVSLGFGLKNVNDKVKLAVVKISESESWVPKMENVTAGSYKWTRPFNIIFDKTNQDAVKFTKFLLSESVQNLISSLDFVPLTKEQYELQKDLTKSDAELYAAVKGNTDQLAKFKTENTEAVYGLKV, from the coding sequence ATGACTAAGAAAAAATTCTTATTATTCACTTCATTAGTATCTGTAGCAGCAATCGCCCCTGTTATTGTTGTTTCATGTGCTGCTCCAGAAGGTGAAAATGAATCAGGAGTTAAATGAGAAGACGCTGGTATTACAGGTGTAATTTCAGGTCAAGGATCAAGTTCGATAGTTCCAATTATTAATAAACTAGCTGAACTTTCAGGTGGTAATTTAAGTTACAAATCAACCGGTTCAGGTGGTGGTTTTAAATCAATGAATAAAGCAACACCAGACCAACCATTTGGAATGACAAGTTCAAGTAAGACACCTGGTGAAGGCAAAGCTTGAGCTAATACTAACTTAAGAACTGTAACATGAGCACTTGATGCAATTGGGATTGTAGTTCATTTACCAGAAGGTGTAACAACCAAAGATAATGCTGCACCAATCGTAGATATTAAAGAATTAGCAAAAGCCTACAAAGGTGAAACAGTTGCTTGAGACAAGTTAATTACAAACTTATCAGCAGCAAATTCTAACCCTGCTAAAGTATTTGGCCGTAAAGGTGGAAAAGGTCAATCAGGTACTGCAGATGGTTTTATGAGTAAACTAACAAAACATATTTCACTTGGCAAAGATGAAAAATCAAAATACGAAAACCACGATTCTTCATTCCTTCCAGTAGAACAAACTACAGATGAAGCTAACACAGCCGCATTTACCAAAATTGATCAAACAGCAGGTTCATTAACATATGTTTCGCTAGGATTTGGTCTTAAGAATGTTAACGATAAAGTTAAATTAGCAGTTGTTAAAATTTCTGAATCAGAATCATGAGTTCCAAAAATGGAAAATGTAACTGCCGGTTCATACAAATGAACAAGACCATTTAACATTATTTTTGATAAAACAAACCAAGATGCTGTTAAATTTACAAAATTCTTATTAAGTGAAAGTGTGCAAAATCTTATTTCTAGTTTAGACTTTGTTCCACTTACAAAAGAACAATATGAATTACAAAAAGATTTAACAAAATCAGATGCTGAATTATACGCCGCTGTTAAAGGTAATACTGATCAATTAGCAAAATTTAAAACTGAAAACACCGAAGCCGTATACGGACTAAAAGTATAA
- a CDS encoding NAD(P)-dependent oxidoreductase — MKIAFFDAKEHDIYSFNKANVYGKHEITFFKENLTIETASLAKGYDAICAFVNTSGDKFILELLAKNNVKFWLQRSMGYNKVDLAYAAKVGIKVFRVPNYSASSVAEFALTTLLTLNRKIPVAINRVKNYNFSLNNLNGKNIENSIIGVIGAGQIGQEFIRMANGLKAKVIVYDQFMQVHNFELAKKMNFEYVSFLTLIKNSDFISLHAPLLPSTRYIIDKHAIKYMKKDVIIVNTGRGELIKLTDILAALKNNKIGGLAVDVLEREEGRFYQDISNLAKDIQKIDKEWKELLELDNVIVTSHQAFLTDVSLEQIAKITIDNADAAEAGNFEKALELLANGKVKNG, encoded by the coding sequence ATGAAGATAGCATTTTTTGATGCTAAAGAGCATGATATTTATTCTTTTAACAAAGCGAATGTTTACGGAAAACACGAAATCACGTTTTTTAAAGAAAATTTAACAATTGAAACTGCTTCTTTAGCAAAAGGATACGACGCAATTTGTGCGTTCGTTAATACAAGTGGTGACAAATTTATTTTGGAATTACTTGCAAAAAACAATGTTAAGTTTTGATTGCAAAGATCAATGGGCTACAACAAAGTAGACTTAGCATATGCAGCAAAAGTAGGAATTAAGGTCTTTCGTGTGCCCAACTATTCAGCAAGTAGTGTTGCAGAATTTGCACTTACAACCTTGTTAACACTAAATCGAAAAATTCCTGTAGCAATTAATCGGGTAAAAAATTATAATTTCTCGCTTAATAATTTAAACGGAAAGAACATTGAAAACTCAATTATCGGGGTTATCGGTGCGGGTCAAATTGGACAAGAATTTATTCGTATGGCGAATGGCTTAAAAGCAAAAGTGATTGTTTATGACCAATTTATGCAAGTGCATAACTTCGAATTAGCAAAGAAAATGAATTTTGAGTATGTGAGTTTTCTAACTCTAATTAAAAACAGTGACTTTATTAGTTTGCACGCCCCACTTTTACCATCAACCAGATATATTATTGACAAACACGCAATTAAATATATGAAAAAAGATGTAATTATTGTTAATACAGGTCGTGGCGAATTAATTAAATTAACAGATATTTTAGCAGCGCTTAAAAACAACAAAATTGGTGGTTTAGCTGTTGACGTGCTTGAGCGTGAAGAAGGAAGATTTTACCAAGATATTTCAAACTTGGCAAAAGATATTCAAAAAATTGATAAGGAATGAAAAGAATTACTTGAACTCGATAATGTTATCGTTACAAGTCATCAAGCATTTTTAACTGATGTTTCACTTGAGCAAATTGCAAAAATCACAATTGATAATGCTGATGCAGCTGAGGCAGGAAACTTTGAAAAAGCGCTTGAATTATTAGCAAATGGAAAGGTAAAAAACGGATAA
- a CDS encoding glycerophosphodiester phosphodiesterase family protein, with protein MNRIEKNHWLNKYFIAHRGFHTETEPENSLGAFNNAIKNKYAIELDLHILNDGNVVVFHDDNLKRMTGLEKAIKDTTWNEIKNLKLKNTDYTIPLFSDVLKYIDGQVPLLIELKTDTENHRLEEATWEILKTYSHPYAIQSFDPFTVQWFKKNAPDVIRGMLSGSFHNEKLPFYKKFILRNLLLRAKANPDFINYEIAYLKSKPILKLKDQLTILCWTARDLNTFIQTYKSGINCVFENFIPMLPD; from the coding sequence ATGAATAGAATTGAAAAGAACCATTGACTAAATAAATATTTTATTGCTCATCGCGGTTTTCACACAGAAACAGAACCCGAAAATTCACTCGGTGCTTTTAATAACGCTATTAAAAATAAGTATGCTATCGAACTTGACTTACATATTTTAAATGATGGTAATGTCGTAGTTTTTCACGATGACAACCTAAAAAGAATGACGGGACTTGAAAAGGCAATTAAAGATACAACTTGAAATGAAATCAAAAATTTAAAACTAAAAAATACTGATTATACAATCCCGCTTTTCAGCGATGTTTTAAAATATATAGATGGACAAGTGCCACTATTAATTGAATTAAAAACTGACACCGAAAATCATCGCCTAGAAGAAGCGACCTGAGAAATTTTAAAGACGTATTCTCACCCTTACGCAATTCAGTCTTTCGATCCTTTTACTGTACAGTGATTTAAGAAAAATGCTCCTGACGTTATTCGCGGAATGCTTTCGGGTAGTTTTCATAATGAAAAACTACCATTCTATAAAAAATTTATTTTACGCAACTTACTTTTAAGAGCCAAGGCAAATCCTGATTTCATTAATTATGAAATCGCTTATTTAAAAAGTAAGCCAATCTTAAAACTTAAAGATCAACTTACTATTTTATGTTGAACCGCTCGCGATTTAAATACTTTTATCCAAACCTACAAAAGCGGAATTAACTGTGTATTTGAAAACTTTATTCCTATGCTACCGGATTAG
- the phoU gene encoding phosphate signaling complex protein PhoU, translating into MTSSIVTNEILRIKKRLIELSNLVLTQHEKAYRSLVEHEEILAHSIIDDDQKVDDEMVAIKNEISFVLTKEPLAKYLRRAVSYLIIAKELERIGDYAKHIARFVLSVKIPSPSSVRRIKEIYDAVLHMLQSLTDNIEQERNELLLKLVEDDDVVDTKTLEVNKELIASFLKKQHTEAEISERVYLINLANSLERAGDHIVNICESLYYIINGKYIKL; encoded by the coding sequence ATGACTAGTTCGATTGTAACAAATGAAATTTTACGAATTAAAAAACGCTTAATTGAGCTCAGTAATTTAGTATTAACACAACATGAAAAAGCATACCGTTCACTTGTTGAACACGAAGAAATTTTGGCACATTCGATTATCGATGATGATCAAAAGGTAGACGATGAAATGGTGGCAATTAAGAACGAAATTAGCTTTGTTTTAACAAAGGAACCTCTTGCTAAATATTTACGCCGTGCTGTATCATATTTAATAATTGCTAAAGAGTTAGAACGAATTGGTGATTACGCGAAACATATTGCACGTTTTGTGCTTAGTGTAAAAATACCTAGCCCTAGTTCGGTGCGTCGAATTAAAGAAATTTATGATGCAGTTCTACATATGCTACAATCATTAACTGATAATATTGAACAAGAACGTAATGAATTGCTTTTAAAACTTGTTGAAGATGATGATGTAGTTGACACAAAAACACTTGAAGTCAATAAAGAACTTATTGCTTCATTCCTTAAAAAACAACATACAGAAGCAGAGATTAGCGAACGTGTTTATTTAATCAATTTAGCTAATAGTTTAGAACGAGCAGGCGACCACATTGTTAATATCTGCGAATCGTTGTATTATATAATTAACGGTAAATACATAAAATTATAG
- a CDS encoding phosphate ABC transporter ATP-binding protein encodes MDNIFEVKNLDFYYDKKATHALKNININIPKNHVTAFIGPSGCGKSTFIRCFNLMNDLIADTVTEGTIIFNGVNIVNQNPSLWQRIKNLFKKNKTPQSKNKISPIEIRSKIGMVFQKPTPFPMSIYDNVAYGPRSNGIKNPKELNQIVKDALINAALWEEVKDRLGDDATSLSGGQQQRLCIARAIALKPDVLLMDEPTSALDPIATAKIEELIAKLREKYTIIIVTHSMQQASRISDLTAFFYLGELIEFDETRKIFTNPNEKLTADYINGKMG; translated from the coding sequence ATGGATAATATTTTTGAGGTTAAAAATTTAGATTTTTACTACGATAAAAAAGCAACCCACGCTTTAAAAAATATTAATATTAATATTCCAAAAAATCACGTAACAGCATTTATTGGGCCTAGTGGTTGTGGTAAAAGTACATTTATTCGTTGTTTTAATCTGATGAATGATTTAATTGCTGATACTGTTACTGAAGGAACAATTATTTTTAACGGCGTTAACATTGTTAATCAAAATCCCAGTCTTTGACAACGCATAAAAAATTTATTTAAAAAGAATAAAACACCACAAAGCAAAAATAAGATTTCACCAATTGAAATTCGTAGCAAAATTGGAATGGTGTTTCAAAAACCAACACCATTTCCGATGTCGATTTATGACAATGTAGCCTACGGGCCACGTAGTAACGGAATTAAAAATCCTAAAGAATTAAATCAAATTGTTAAAGATGCTTTAATTAATGCTGCTCTTTGGGAAGAAGTTAAAGATCGTTTAGGTGATGATGCAACTAGTTTAAGTGGTGGTCAACAACAACGTCTTTGTATCGCGCGTGCCATTGCTCTTAAGCCAGATGTGTTGCTTATGGATGAGCCAACTAGTGCATTAGATCCTATTGCGACTGCTAAAATTGAGGAACTAATTGCTAAATTAAGAGAAAAGTATACAATTATTATTGTTACTCACTCTATGCAACAAGCATCACGGATTAGTGATTTAACAGCTTTCTTTTATTTAGGAGAGCTAATCGAGTTTGATGAAACAAGAAAGATTTTTACAAATCCAAATGAGAAATTAACAGCTGATTATATTAACGGAAAGATGGGGTAA